The sequence AGGCGCCGTCGCCGGTGTCGGTGATGCTCGCGGGCGTCCTCCTGAAGATGGGGACCTACGCCCTGTTACGGTTCAACTTCACGATGATGCCGGAGACGGCGACGCAGTTCGCGGTGCCCATCGCGCTCATCGCCGTGATCAGCGTCATCTACGGCGCGATGCTCGCGCTGGCCCAACAGGACCTCAAGCGTATCGTCGCCTACTCCTCCGTCTCCTCGATGGGCTACGTCATCCTGGGACTCATCGCCTACACGACCTACGGAGTCGGCGGGGCGACGTTCCAGATGATCGCCCACGGCCTCATCTCCGGGCTGATGTTCATGTCGGTCGGCGTCATCTACAACGCCACCCACACCCGGATGGTCGGCGACATGTCCGGCATGGCCGACCGAATGCCGGTCACCACCGGCATCCTCGTCGCGGGCGCGTTCGGCTACATGGGCCTGCCCCTGATGGCCGGCTTCGCCGGCGAGTTCTTCATCTTCAAGGGAGCCTTCGCGTCGACGGTTCACGCGGCCATGCCCCTGTTCACTGCGGTGGCGATGTTCGGCATCGTCATCGTCGCGGGCTACCTGCTCCTCGCGATGCAGCGCACCCTCTTCGGCGCGTTCCGGCTGGAGACCGACTACGAAGTCGGGCCGGCCGGACTCACGGAGACGGTGCCGCTCGCGGTGTTGCTCGTGACCATCATCGTCCTGGGTGTCGCCCCAGACCTCTTCTTCGGGATGATCCAGGACGCGGTGAATCCACTGCTCGACTTCGGAGGTGACTTCTCGTGACGCCACTACAGTTCCAACTCCCGACCTGGGCGGCCGTCGCGCCGACGCTCCTGCTCGGCCTGACGGCGCTTGCCCTGTTGCTCGTCGACAGCATCGACCCCGACTCCACTCGGCCGGCGGCGCTCGCCGGCGTCTCGGTCGTCGGGTCCGTCGCGACGCTCGCCGTCGCCGGCTGGTTCCTGCTCGCGGGCACGGGCCAGGAGGGCGGCGCCATCGAACTCTACGGCGGCTCGCTCGTTGTCGACGGACTGAGCCTGTTTTTCACCGTCATCTTCGCGAGCGTCGCCGCCATGGTGTCGCTCGCGAGTTACGACTACCTGCGTGACCGAACCTACCAGGCCGAGTTCTACTCGCTGGTGATGCTCGCGGCCACCGGGATGAGCCTCATGGCCTCCGCCGGGTCGCTGGCGACGGTGTTCGTCAGCCTCGAACTCGCCTCTCTGCCGTCGTACGCGCTCGTGGCCTTCCTCAAGAAGAACCGTGGGAGCGTCGAGGCGGGGCTGAAATACTTCCTCGTCGGCGCCGTCTCCTCGGCGGTGTTCGCGTTCGGCATCTCGCTCGTGTACGCCGCGACGGGGTCGCTCCTGCTCGCGGACGTGGCGAGCGCCATCGGTGACGCCGGCAGCCTCGTCGGCATCGCCGGCGTCGGCGTCGTGATGATCGCCGGCGGCTTCGCGTTCAAGACGGCCTCCGTCCCCTTCCACTTCTGGGCGCCGGAGGCCTACGAAGGCGCGCCCGCGCCGATCAGCGCCTTCCTCTCGTCGGCGTCGAAGGCCGCCGGCTTCGCCGTCGCCTTCCGCGTGTTCGCGGTGGCCTTCCCCATCGACACGGTCGTGCCCATGGGCATCGACTGGCCGCTGCTCTTTGCCGTCCTCGCCGTCGTCACGATGACGCTCGGCAACTTCGCGGCGGCGACCCAGGAGAACGTCAAGCGGATGCTGGCGTACTCCTCGGTCGGCCACGCTGGCTACGCGCTCATCGGCCTCGCGGCGCTCTCGGGCGGCGGCCCGAACGGCAACGTGATGGGCGCGAGCATGGCCCACCTCATGGTCTACGGCTTCATGAACACCGGCGCGTTCCTGTTCATCGCGATGGTCGAACGCTGGGACATCGGCCGCACCTTCGAGGACTACAACGGCCTCGCGACGCGGGCGCCCGTCGCCTGCCTGGCGATGACCGTCTTCATGTTCTCGCTGGCCGGCCTGCCGCCGTTCGGTGGCTTCCTCTCGAAGTACGCTCTCTTCTACTCGGCCATCGAGGGCGGCTTCTGGTGGCTCGCCGCTATCGGCGCCATCAACAGCGCGCTGTCGCTCTTCTACTACTCCAGAGTGGTGAAGGCGATGTGGATCGAGGAGTCGGCTGACGGGTTCGATCTCGGCCCGACGCCGCTCGGCCTCTACGCCGCGGTGCTGGTCGCGGCCGTCGGCACCCTCGTTCTCCTGCCGGCGTTCGGCCCCGTCGTCGAAACGGCCCAGAGCGCCGCAGCCGCGCTGTTCGCCTGACGCGCCCGTCTTTTATTTCAGCGTCGACCGGATCGCGCGCGTCACTTCCTTCGACCGCCGAACCGTGATGCCGTCGGTCGTGACGAACACCCCGTGATCCCCGTCGATGACGCGCATCACGAACCCGTTTTCGAAGACGCGGAGCGTGTACTGGTACTCACCGAGTTCGCTCTCGCTGTAGGCGAGTTGCGTGCGAAATCCCGCAGCCTCGTGTTCGACCGACGCTGCGAGGTCGGCGTCGGCTTCCAGATCCGACCGGAGATACACCTGTTCGTGGGCGCCCGGCGTGAAGTAGGTGATACTCCGCAGACTGTCCCCGAGCGTCGTCCGGCAGGCGCTCACCAGTTGCTCTTCGAACGACGGCTCGAGGAGGTCACGGTGCTCGTTCATGGTGCGTGGTATCATGCACCATACCGAGTTAACTCCATCGACGGCGTGACGGTAGGGTTTTCCGCCGCGAGATGCAGCGTCGGATATGGTCAGGCGGCTCGTGCTCGGCTGTGGCCGCGCCGGCGAAACCGTCGTCGGCGTCGTTTCGACGTGGCCCGGCGACCTCCGGGTGGTCGTCGCAGACGAGACACGGGCCGAAGCGATCGAGGACGCCGCGACCGTGGTCCACGGCGACCCGACGAACGCCGAGACGTATCCCGACCGGGCCGACGTGGTGATGGTACTCGGCGACGACGCCGACCGCAACCTCGCGGCCGCACGGGAAGCCCGAGACGTGTTCCCCGACGCCCTCGTCGTCGCGTGCGTGGGCCGCGACGGGGTGGCGGCCGAACTTGAGGAGGTCGCGGACCGCGTGATCGACGCGCGGTCCGCCGTTGCCGACCGTCTCCTCTCCTCGGCGACGGGCGACGACGCCGAACGGGTGTGGCGGCTGCTGAACGTCCTCCGCGGGATCGACGGACGTCTCGCGGTGGTGATGCACGACAACCCGGATCCGGACGCCATCGCGTCGGCGCTCGCGCTGGCACAGATCGCCCGGTCGGTCGGGATCGACGTCGACGCCTGTTACTACGGCGAGATATCCCACCAGGAGAACCGGGCGCTGGTGAACCTGCTGGGGCTCGACCTGCAGAACCTCGACGAACCGGACGCCATCAAGGCCTACGACGGCGTGGCGCTCGTGGATCACTCCCGTCCCGGCGTCAACGACGGTCTCGACCCCGAGACGGACGTGGATGTCGTGATCGATCACCACCCGCCCCGCGCGCCCGTTGAAGCCGGCTTTTTCGATCTCCGGAGCGGCGTCGGCGCGACCAGCACGCTCCTCGCGAAGTATCTGAAGCGACTCGACCTCGACCCCGACCGCGAGGTGGCGACCGCGCTGCTGTACGGCATCCGGATCGACACGCGGGAGTTCACCCGCGAGACCGCCGACTCCGACTTCGAGGCGGCGGCGTTTCTCCTCCCCTACGTCGACGAATCGGTCCTCGAACGCGTCGAATCGCCCAGCATGAGCCCCGACGTGCTCTCGACGATGGCGGCGGCCATCCGCAACCGCGAGGTGCGCGGCGACATCCTCACCTCCGGCGTCGGGCAGATCAGCGACCGTGACGCCCTCGCCCAGGCCGCCGACAAACTGCTCGATATGCAGGGAGTCAGCATCGCCGTCGTCTACGGCTTCATGGACGAGACGGTGTACGTCTCGGGGCGCGCCCGCGGGACGGATGTCGACCTCGGCGAGGTGTTGCGCGACGCCCTCGGCCCCATCGGTAGCGCGGGGGGACACGCCGATATGGCGGGCGCACAGATCCCGCTGGGCATCCTCGGCGCCGTCGAAGACGAGTCTTCCGGGTCGCTGTCGACGATTCTCGACGAAGTGATCGCCGGACGCGTGTTCGAGGTGCTGGAGAACCCGCCGAACGCACCGCTGGCCGACGCCGCCGACATCGCCTTCGAGTTCCCGCTCTCGGACGAGGAGTAGGACGGCCACCCTTTTGAGACTCCGCAGCATACGGGCGTGTAATGGCCGATAACGCGACCGTCGAGGAGTACATGACCCGTGACGTGGCGACCGTCTCCCCGGAGGACTCCGTTGCCGAAGTTGCGCGTCGCATCGTCGAAAGCGAGGGTCACACCGGGTTCCCCGTGACCGACGGCCGACAGGTCGAGGGGTTCATCAGCGCTCGCGATCTCCTGCTCGCCGACGACGACGCCCTGATATTCACCGTGATGACCGAAGACCTCGTGGTCGCGCATCCGGAGATGAAGATCAACGACGCCGCCCGGGTGATCCTCCGGTCCGGCATCCAGAAACTCCCCGTCGTCGACGACGCCGGCAACCTCGTCGGCATCATCTCGAACACGGACGTCATTCGCAGTCAGATCGAGCGAGCGACGCCGAAGAAGGTGGGGAAGTTGATGCAGACGCTCGAAGAGATCCACGACGTCGAGGTCGACGAGGAGCGCCGCCAGGTCAAACTGGAGAACCTCACGCCGACCCAGGCGCGCGTCTACGCCGACGAACTGCAGGGGCGGAGCTACGAACTCGAACACGGACTGGCCGAACCGCTGGTCGTCATCGACAACGGCGGGACGCTCCTGCTCGCCGACGGCCACCACCGCGTTATGGCCGCCAACCGCCTCGATATCGAGGAGATGGACGCCTACGTGATCGTCATCGACGGCGACGACGGGATCGAACTCGGGATGGAGCGCACCGCCGAGAAGGAGGGCCTCGACTCCATCGACGACATCGCCGTGGTCGACTACGCCCGCCACCCGCTGATCGAAACCACCGAACGCCTCCAGGAACAGCGGTGACGCGCCGCCCGGCGCTGTCGCCGGTGGTCGACATTTCTTACTCGTTTTCGTCGGTGTCGTCCGTTGGTTCGTCGGTACTGTCGATCGATTCGTCGGTGCCACCTGCCGATTTATCAGTCTCGCCCGCCGATTCGTCGGCCTCGATGTCCTCTTCGTCCGGCCGTTCGACGCCCACCAGGTCGAGTTCCGGCACCAGCATCCCCAGCACGGACAGGGAGTAGTACCGGACGAACGTGAGTGCGGGCACCTGAACGAGCAGGCTCACGACGATCATCACGAGGACGAACAGGGCGACCAGCAGGCCGACGACAACCCAGCCAATGGCGCTCGCGCCGGCGGCCGAGAGCGCGAGAAACAGGCCGCCGCCCACGACGGCGAACGGGATCGCGACGACCAGCGCGGCCAGTAGGGCCACGAGCGAGACGGCGAGGCTCACTGCGATGCCGACCGCGAACTTGACGAGGAGGTAGACGCCCACCTGTTTCCACTCCTCGCGAAGCGTCGGCCAGAGGCGGCGCCAGCCGTCGAGGACGCCGCTCCGTTCGGTCAGCATCGCGGGCACCACGAAGTCCGTCGTCAGGCCGAGCGCGACCTGGGCGACGAGCGCAACGAGACCGAACACGAGCATGAGCGGCACCACGAGGACGAGGAGGATCGGCGAGAGACCGAGACCGAGCACGAACACGGCGACCAGCGGAATCCCGATAACGAGCAGGCTGCCGAGGCCGACGGCGAGCCGGAAGCCGAACAGGCGCAGGCCACGCCGGAGGTTCGCCCGGAACGGTCTCCGGATCGCGATCTCGCGGTCCCGAAGGCCGGTGATGAGGACGAACTCCATCACGGCCCCGACGACGCTCCACAACAGCACCAGCGCCAGGAGCAGACCGACGACCGCGATCAGGATGGCGGCGACCGAGCCGTCCGGCAACGACGGCGACGGCATCCCCGACGGCCCGCCGCCACCGCCCCCCGAGGGAACGTTGAAGTTGCCGGTCGGAACGCCCCCGCCGACGCCGACGAAGAGGGCGATCACGGCGAGTCTGAGCCACCGGCCGCGGTCGATGGGCCAGAGGAGGTCTTCGGTTGCGTCACGAGCCGCTTGCAGGGCGGCGATTGCGTACCAGGAGGGCATATCCTACATGCGATGCCGAACTGACAAAAACGTCGGGGGCTCGAACCGGCGTTGATCGCCCCGACACGACGATGCTTTGGCAGACGGGCCGAAACGACCGGCCATGACCCCGTTCGAACGGCGCACCCGCTGCGCGCAGTCCCGTCTGGTCGCGGCCGGCGCCGACGCGCTCCTGCTCTCGCCCGGCCACAACTGCCACTATCTGAGCGGCGCCCGGATCGAGTCGAGCGAACGACTTCGCTTGCTCGTCGTCCCCGCGAGCGGTGACCCGACGTTCGTCCTCCCGACGCTCGATAGCGACCTCCGAGACGGGACCTGGATCGACAACATCCGAACCTGGGACGACGACACCGGTCCCGGACCGGTTCTCGGTCCGCTCCTCGACGATATCGACCCGTCGCACGCCCTCCTCGCGGACGACATGCAGGTACGGGTGTCGATCGATCTGCGGCGGCGACTGCCCGAGACGACGTTCGGCCTCGCGAGCGAGGTGCTCGCGTCGCTCCGGCGCCGGAAAGACGCGGCAGAACTCGACGCGCTCCGGGCGGCGGCCAGGGCGGCCGACGAGGCGATGCGTGACGTGCGCGCGCTCGGCGCCGACGCGGTGGGTCGCACCGAGGCCGACCTCGCGGCGTTCGTCGAGGCGCGTCTCGCGGCCCACGGCGGCGAGGGCGTCGCCTTCGACACCATCGTCGGTGCGGGGCCGAACGGCGCGGATCCGCACCACGCGAGCGGCGACCGCCCCATCCGGGCGGGCGACCCCGTCGTCCTCGATTTCGGGACGCGTCTCGACGGCTATCCGAGCGACCAGACGCGGACGGTCGTCTTCGACGGCGAGCCACCGGCCGCGTTCGAACGGGTTCACGGCGTCGTTCGCGAGGCGCAGGACGCGGCCGTGGCGGCCGTCGAACCCGGCGTTCGAACGGGAGCGGTCGACCGCGCCGCGCGGTCGGTCATCGAGGCGGCGGGCTACGGCGACCGGTTCGTCCACCGGACCGGCCACGGCGTCGGCCTCGATGTCCACGAGGAACCGTACATCGTCGCGGATGGCGACATCGCACTCGAACCGGGGATGGTGTTCAGCGTCGAGCCCGGCGTCTACCTGCCCGACCGCTTCGGCGTCCGCATCGAGGATCTCGTGGTCGTCACCGAGGACGGCGCCGAACGCCTCAACCGTACGGATCGGGGCTGGGAGTGCGGGGACGAGACGGAGCGTTAATCGCCTGCGCCGAGCAGCGCGTCGATGTCGGCGTGGTCGACCAGCAGATCGCCCATCACGTCGACGGTGCGTTCGTCCCGGGTTCGGCCGCGGTGAATCACGTTTTCGGCGCGTTCGAGGACGGTGCGCGTGTCGGCCGAACAGAGCATGATCGGGATGTCGTTGTCGGCGGCGGAGCCGAGGACGGCGGCCGAGGGGCGACGCCCGCCCGTGAGCACCAGACAGGGCTTCGAGCGCGGCGGTGTGGATGTCGGCCCGGTCGCCGCCCGTGATGACGGCGGCGTCTTTCGTCCGGCGGAAGAAGCGAAGCGCCTCCGCGCCGCTCATCGCGCCGACTACGGCGACCGAGTCCGGCGTGAACAGCGAGGACAACGCTCCCATCATCCTCCCGACACCGCGGGACGCCGCATCAAATTCAGGTGTGGGACGCCTCCGGATCCTTCATCCGAACACCGCCAACGGCGCCATCAGGAGGACGCCGACGACGAAGGCGACGACGAGTTCGCGGTAGCCGCCGTACGGGAGTTCGGTTCCGATATCGATCGCCTCGGGGATGAACTCCGAGCCGACGAGATAGATCATCGCCCCGGCGGCGAACCCGAACCCGGCCGGGAGGAACTCGAGCGCGACCCGGACGAACGCGAAGGCTAGAACGGCGCCGATCGGCTGCGGGAGACTCGAGAAGATCGCCCACCAGACAATCTTCCAGTTCGAGATGCCGACGGTCCGCAGGGGGATCGAAATCGCGAGCCCTTCGGGGATGTTGTGGATCGCGATGGCGACGGTCATGAAGATGGCGAGCAGCGGGACGATGAAGGGGCCGAATTCGACGCCGCCGGCGAGGTTCAGTTCGGCGAAGGAGACGCCGACGGCGACGCCCTCCGGAAAGCTGTGGACGGTCAACACGCCGAGGATCAACACGAGTTTGCGGAAGTCGGCTTCCGCGTACTCCCGGGGGTCGAACTCGTGGCCCGAGAGGAGTCGGTTGGCCACGACGACGAGCGTCGCGCCCGCGAGCAGGCCGCCGACGATCAGGAAGTGGTCGGCGGTCCCGTCGGCCGCCGCGAGGCCCTCGAAGACGAGGCCGAAGGTGGACGCCGAGACCATGATCCCCGAGGCGAGACCCCAGAGGATGACCTGAACACGGCGGTTCACGTCGTCGATGACGAAAAAGGGGAACGCGCCCGCACCGGTGGTCACCGCGGAGAGCAAGCCGGCAGTGAACACTAAGAGGAGATTCGAGGCCAGACCCATACGCGAACGACGGGCGACGCGATAATAGGCGCTGTGCTTCCGGGGAGTCGCCGGCAGTGGACTGCGCCGACTAGTGGCTATGACCGGTCGCTTCGCCGAAGGTCATGCCGAAGCGCTCCTCGAACAGTTCCTCGGCGGTCTCGTTGATCTCGCGGAGGTCCTCCGGCACCTCGTCGTCGGCGTGGTGGACGATGGCGTGCGAGCGCTGGACGAAAGAGAGCAGCGCGATCTCGGCGACCACCGTCGGTGGCCGTTCGCCCTGTTCGGCGAGCGCGTCGACCAGCCCTTCCGGGAGTTCGAGTTCGTCAGTCTCACCGCTCGGCCCTTCGATGGTGTACGTCTCGGTGTCGACCATGCCGCTACTCCGGGCGCACGGTATAAGGGCGTGTGGGAATCGGACGGTCAGACGGCGTATGGTCAGTCAGTACTGGGAGGCCGACCAGACGGGTCGGCGATCACCGGTAGACCGTTACAATGACCCGTCTCAGTCGTCGTTCTCGGCTGCCGCCGGCTGTTCGGCCGCCTCGCGTTCGCGCTCCAGGTCTTCGAGATAGCCGTCGGCGTCGATGGCGGCCTTACACCCCATGCCGCCCGCGGTGATGGCCTGCTGGTAGTGGTAGTCGACGACGTCACCCGCGCCGAACAGGCCGGGGACGCCCGTCGCCGTCTGTCCGGCGCCGTCGCCGCCCACGGTTTCGAGGTAGCCGTCCTCGTCCATCTCGACGTCGAGGCCTTCGAGATACCCCGTGTTCGGCGTGTGGCCGATGGCGTAGAACACGGCGCCGGCGTCGAACTCGAACGCCTCGGTGTCCGGGTCGTCGAGGTTGTCGGTAGGGTGGCCCTCGGGGTTGTGGACCATCGTCACGTGGTCGATGCCTGCCTCCTGGGAGCCGTGGAGTTCCGTCACCTCCGTGTTCAACTTGAGTTCGATGTCGCCGTCCTCGACGTGCTCCATCACGCGGTCGATCCAGTAGTCCTCGGCGCGGAACTCGTCGCGGCGGTGGACCAGGTAGACGGTGGAGGCGAACTTCGTGAGGAAGACGGCCTCCTCGCAGGCGGCGTCACCGCCGCCCACGACGACGATTTTCTCGTCGCGGAAGAAGGCGCCGTCACAGGTGGCACACGTCGACAGGCCGTAGCCCATGAGCTCGTCCTCGCCCGGAATACCGAGAGTGCGGGCGCTCGCGCCCGAAGCGGCGATGAACGCGTCGGCCGTGTACTGATCGCCGTTCGACAGCGTGACGTGGAAGGTGTTGCCGATGCCGTCGTCCTCGACGTCGACCGATTCGATGACGCCGTTTTCCACCTCGGCCCCGAACTTCCGGGCCTGTTCTCGCATGTTGCTGACGAGTTCCGGGCCGCTGATCCCCTCGGGAAAGCCCGGGTAGTTGTCGACGTCGGTCGTCAGCGTCAACTGGCCACCGGGTTCGTCGCCCTCGAACACCAGCGGCTCGTTGTTCGACCGACCAGCGTAGATAGCCGCCGTAAGCCCTGCGATTCCGCTCCCGGCGATGATGAGACGCCGGTGTTCGACGCCATCGCTCTCGCTCATACTCTCTGTTGACGGGTGGGACCCATTTAGCTTGCGCTGTCGGGCGTCGCGATGCCCGCCCGCACGTTCTTGGTGCCGGGTCCCCCACGCCGAGGTATGCCCGCGGATCTAGCGGAGAAGACCGACCGCTACGAACGGATGCTCGCGGACGCCCTGGACCAAGCGGAGCCACGCCCGCCCGCCGACACCCCCCTCGGCACGGCCGCCGCGGAGTGTCTGGAGATGGCGGAATCGTATCTCGCCGACGGCCGGCATTTCCGCGACGACGGCGACCCGGTGAACGCCCTCGCCTCGTTCTCGTACGGCTACGGGTGGCTCGACGCCGGCGTCAGAATGGGCCTCTTTGCCGTCCCGGAGGGGACGGACCTGTTCACGATTTAATACCGGTAGGTCGTCTCGCCGCCCTCGTCTTCGACGGTGACGCCGATGGCCTCCAAATCGTCCCGGAGTTCGTCGGCGCGTTCGTAGTTGCCCGCCTCGCGTTCCGCCTCGCGCACGTCGAGGACGAGTTCGATTAGGTCGTCGGCCAACTGCACGTCGCTTCCCTCGCCCGCGCCGAACGACAGGCCGAGCACGTCGCCAGCGAGGTCCTCGAACGCCTCTATCGCCCGCCGCAGGCCCACGTAGTCGTACGTCTCGTGGCCGTCGACGTGGCGGTTCACGGCCGTCCCGAGTTCCAGCAGGGCGGCCGTCGCCTCGCGCACCCCGAAGTCGTCGTTCATCGCCGTCGCGAACGTCGTGCGCGCCGTCTCCACGGCCTCGCGGAAGTCGTCGTCTTCGACCTTGCTTCGAGCGTCGACGCTGTCGCAGGCGTCGACGGCCGTCTCGTAGGCCCGTTCGAGGCGTTCCCAGCGCTCCTCGGCTTCCGCCAGCGCGTCCTCGCTGAACGTCTGTTTCGAGCCGTAGTTGGTCGAGAGATAGAAGGTTCGGATCACGTTCGGCCCGAACTCGTCGAGCGCGTCGCTGACGTAGAAGTAGTTGCCGAGGCTGGAACTCATCTTCTCGCCGGCCGTTTCCAGCAGGCCCGTGTGGAGCCAGTAGCGGGCGAACTGCTGGCCGGTCGCCGCCTCGCTCTGGGCGATTTCGTTCTCGTGGTGGGGGAAGACCAGGTCGTGCCCGCCGACGTGGATGTCGATGGTGTCGTCGAGGTGGGTCATGCTCATCGCGGAGCATTCGATGTGCCACCCGGGCCGGCCCTCGCTCCACGGCGACTCCCACGTCTCGCCGGTCGGCGGATTCTCGCCGAGGGGAAGCCCGTCCACCCGGTGGTCGGTCAGGTCCGCGGGAGCCACCTCGCCCGCCTTCCAGAGCGCGAAGTCGGCGGGGTGGCGCTTCTCCGCCTGTTCGTCGGCGCCCTGGGCCTCCATCTCCTCGACGCGCTGGTTCGAGAGTTTGCCGTAGTCCTCGAACTCGGTCACGTCGAAGTAGACGGAGCCGTCGGCCTCGTAGGCGTAACCCCGGTCGATCAGCGTCTCCACGAGGTCGATGATCTCGGGAATATGCTCGGAGACGCGGGGGTAGACCGTCGCGCGCCGGAGGTTCAGGCCGCGCATGTCGTCGATGATGGTGCCGATGAAGCCCTCGGCAACCTCGAGTTCCGAGTCGCCGAGGTCGTTCTCCCCCACGCGGGCGACGATTTTCTCGTTGATGTCGGTGAAGTTCTCCACGTGGCGCACGTCGTGGCCGAGATATGCGAGCCAGCGGTGCATCACGTCGGCGTGGGTCCACACCCGGGCGTGGCCGAGGTGGGCGTCGTCCGAGACCGTCAGCCCACAGACGTACAGCAGGACTTCATCGCCCGCTGGTTCGAACTCCTCGCGGTCGCCCGTCAGCGTGTTGGTCACGGACAGCGTCATCACGAGATGGGTTCCGGGCCGAGGCATTAATATTTGTAGATACGGCGACGGGAGCGTCGCCGACGCAGCACACCGGATTTGGAGATGTCACTCCGAGAGTGACAACTATCGGCTCGAATCCCGTGCCGGGACGAGGCCCTGTGCCATGAGGCGGCGCGCGATGACGACCAGGCCGTTGCGGAACCCGGTTCCGAAGATGGCGTGCTCCTCCCCCGTGTCGGGGACGAGCGTGCTGACGAGAATGGCCGAGCGGTCGGCCAGAAGGAGACGACCGATCGCCAGGTTCTCCTGGCTCGCGTCGTCGGCCTGGAGCCCGCCGAGCCCCGAAACGAACGTTCGGGCGTCCGGAACCGCGGCGTGAATTTGCTCCTGAAGCGACTCCGAGACCGTCCCGACGAACAGCTCCGTCTCCTCGTCGATGCCGGTCAGGCAGGTCACGAGTTCGTCCGTCAGCAGCGACTGCTCGCCGAGACCCAACACGACTTCGTCGGTCGTGTCCTCGATGAGCTGTTGGGTCCGGTTCTCGATGGCCTGGCTGCCGGCCATCGACCAGATCTCCTGGGCAGTGTCCTCCTGTTCCGAGGCCACGTCCTCCGTCCGTTCCAGGGCGCTGGCGAGCCGGTCGACCCGCGATTCGTACTGGTCGCGGAGCGTCTCCGTCGCCTCGCCGAGCGGGACCGCTCGGAACCGCTGTGGATTCGAATGCTGCACCTCGACGAGACCCTGGGCTTCCAGCACCCGGATCGCATCGTACACCCGCGTCCGAGGCACGTCGGTCACCTCGCTGAGTCGCTTTGCGGTCCCCATATCGAGGCGTGAGAGACCGACGAAGCATTTCGCTTCGTACTCTTTCAGTCCCAGTTCCTGGAGCGCCTCGACTGCCTGATCCGTAGCATCAGTTCTACTCATGTGTCCCAACCACCGGACTGATCCGGATATGCGATAATTCGACCTCGGAACGGATAGACGTTGCCACTCCCGCAGTCTCACACCTCTACCGCCGTTGACCGGCGAGAGGCCGAGCGTAGCGTCGCAAGCCGACCATCGACGGGGCCGTACCGTGCCGCAGTCAGTTGATTAACTCAATTAATCACAAAGTAATTATAGGGGGAGTAGTTCTACCGGTATCCGGCACGCAGCCTCGGATTGTGTCCCAACCACGACCCGATGCGTGTCCTCGACCACCTCTGTGGTCGAGTTTCACTCATACAACCGCATGTCCACCCGGTCGAGAACCCACGTGACGCCGCCGTCGAGAAGCTCGAACAGCTCGGGCTGAGTGCGTATGCGGCGCGGACGTTCGTGGCGCTCGTTTCCCCTCGGCACGGGGACGGCGAAGGACGTGAGTCAGATATCGGATGTCTCCCGGACCCGGGTGTACGACGCCGTCGACGAGCTCCACGACCGCGGGCTGGTCGACATCAAACAGACCTCGCCAAAGGAGTTCTGGGCCGTGTCGGCCGAAACGACTGGCCGCGCTGACGACGGCCCTGGACGAACTCGAATCCGTCGAGCGCCGGGAGGAACAACGCGGCGTCTGGACCGTCGACGGGGGCAGTGCGGTCACCGACCGAGTGTTCGAGTTCTTCCGCAATGCGGAGGAGGAAATCGTCTACATGACCGTCGAAGGACTGCTCACCGAGGAGATCATTTCGGAACTCCGTGCCGCCGCGGACCGCGGCGTCACCATCCGACTCGCAGGGCTGTCCCCACGCGTGCAAGAGCGGATCGAAGCAGCGGTTCCCGAGGCCGAAACCTTCGAATCGCTGTGGGACTGGGCGGAGACGCCGGCCGGTCGCCTCCTGATGGTCGATCGGGATCGGACGCTCGTGAGCGTCCTCGTCGACGACACCG comes from Haloplanus sp. XH21 and encodes:
- a CDS encoding complex I subunit 4 family protein is translated as MIIEGLIAVTFAASMAVLLAPDRVAGRLAAALSLLPVVGSLYMWSRYDATGNALTGGDIAFETMTPWLELGGYTLNWHVGVDGIALPLVVLTALLSTLAIVSAWASIDERQSQFYGLMLFMEANLLGVFTALDFFVWFVFWEAVLLPMYFLIGVWGGPRRKYAAIKFFVYTNIASLAMFIGFIALVFGLGDSVSSLDMPAIAQALRGGELGGLHGISADTLRSVAFVAMFLGFAVKVPIVPFHTWLPDAHVEAPSPVSVMLAGVLLKMGTYALLRFNFTMMPETATQFAVPIALIAVISVIYGAMLALAQQDLKRIVAYSSVSSMGYVILGLIAYTTYGVGGATFQMIAHGLISGLMFMSVGVIYNATHTRMVGDMSGMADRMPVTTGILVAGAFGYMGLPLMAGFAGEFFIFKGAFASTVHAAMPLFTAVAMFGIVIVAGYLLLAMQRTLFGAFRLETDYEVGPAGLTETVPLAVLLVTIIVLGVAPDLFFGMIQDAVNPLLDFGGDFS
- a CDS encoding DUF7522 family protein translates to MNEHRDLLEPSFEEQLVSACRTTLGDSLRSITYFTPGAHEQVYLRSDLEADADLAASVEHEAAGFRTQLAYSESELGEYQYTLRVFENGFVMRVIDGDHGVFVTTDGITVRRSKEVTRAIRSTLK
- a CDS encoding NADH-quinone oxidoreductase subunit N, whose product is MTPLQFQLPTWAAVAPTLLLGLTALALLLVDSIDPDSTRPAALAGVSVVGSVATLAVAGWFLLAGTGQEGGAIELYGGSLVVDGLSLFFTVIFASVAAMVSLASYDYLRDRTYQAEFYSLVMLAATGMSLMASAGSLATVFVSLELASLPSYALVAFLKKNRGSVEAGLKYFLVGAVSSAVFAFGISLVYAATGSLLLADVASAIGDAGSLVGIAGVGVVMIAGGFAFKTASVPFHFWAPEAYEGAPAPISAFLSSASKAAGFAVAFRVFAVAFPIDTVVPMGIDWPLLFAVLAVVTMTLGNFAAATQENVKRMLAYSSVGHAGYALIGLAALSGGGPNGNVMGASMAHLMVYGFMNTGAFLFIAMVERWDIGRTFEDYNGLATRAPVACLAMTVFMFSLAGLPPFGGFLSKYALFYSAIEGGFWWLAAIGAINSALSLFYYSRVVKAMWIEESADGFDLGPTPLGLYAAVLVAAVGTLVLLPAFGPVVETAQSAAAALFA
- a CDS encoding CBS domain-containing protein, coding for MADNATVEEYMTRDVATVSPEDSVAEVARRIVESEGHTGFPVTDGRQVEGFISARDLLLADDDALIFTVMTEDLVVAHPEMKINDAARVILRSGIQKLPVVDDAGNLVGIISNTDVIRSQIERATPKKVGKLMQTLEEIHDVEVDEERRQVKLENLTPTQARVYADELQGRSYELEHGLAEPLVVIDNGGTLLLADGHHRVMAANRLDIEEMDAYVIVIDGDDGIELGMERTAEKEGLDSIDDIAVVDYARHPLIETTERLQEQR
- a CDS encoding DHH family phosphoesterase, with amino-acid sequence MVRRLVLGCGRAGETVVGVVSTWPGDLRVVVADETRAEAIEDAATVVHGDPTNAETYPDRADVVMVLGDDADRNLAAAREARDVFPDALVVACVGRDGVAAELEEVADRVIDARSAVADRLLSSATGDDAERVWRLLNVLRGIDGRLAVVMHDNPDPDAIASALALAQIARSVGIDVDACYYGEISHQENRALVNLLGLDLQNLDEPDAIKAYDGVALVDHSRPGVNDGLDPETDVDVVIDHHPPRAPVEAGFFDLRSGVGATSTLLAKYLKRLDLDPDREVATALLYGIRIDTREFTRETADSDFEAAAFLLPYVDESVLERVESPSMSPDVLSTMAAAIRNREVRGDILTSGVGQISDRDALAQAADKLLDMQGVSIAVVYGFMDETVYVSGRARGTDVDLGEVLRDALGPIGSAGGHADMAGAQIPLGILGAVEDESSGSLSTILDEVIAGRVFEVLENPPNAPLADAADIAFEFPLSDEE